The Oryza sativa Japonica Group chromosome 11, ASM3414082v1 DNA window GTTCTTCCCATCGCTCCCTCCGACATGATCCCCGGCCGCACGCCTGCAAGACTGTACGGCTATCTGTATCTGGTAAGGACTCAAGACTGTACGGCCGTACGCCTGGTAAGACTGTACGCCTGCACGACTGCGCGGCAGAACAAAATTACTGCAGCAAACATATGTATTGCAGATGCATGCCGAAATGCATGCTAGACGATAAGacgagtactccctccgtcccaaaaaaaaatccaatcctgagtttgaatctggacataatgTATGTCTATTTCGCTAATGTTTGCGCGCTACTAAAGCAGGGAACACCTTATCTCTTCCCCATCCTTTTGCACCCATCTCCCCACCACCAGAAACGTCGCTTTCTTCCCATCTCCTCTTCCAAGCTGGCTGCACACGCCGCCTCTGCCATAAGCTGCATGCGTCTTCTACCTATCCTCTTCCTCGGCAATTCGTGGGCGAGCTATCTGCTCCTCTTGCcgtttttttcctcctctctagCACGACAAACGGAGTGAAACCGCTAATAATGGTATACGGGTTGTTTTCTTCTTCCCTTTcggtttttcatttttttcagttttttaatatatacatatatcaacCTTGTATacgtcttttttttctctcggttTCTTTGTTGTTTAAATATGTACGTATACAAACATACAAACTTTaatttgtatatgtatatatttttttcttatacatCAAGAttgtataaataaataaatatgtatgtatgtatgtatgtatgtatgcatgcatgcatatactttacatacatacgtatatatgtatatataaatatgtatgCATGCGTGTATGTCGTGCCTAACACGCACCGAAGCGGATGCGTGGGGAAGTGGGCGTAGTGGCCGCGAGAAATGAGGAGCCGGGCACGGAGGAGGGAAGGATAAAAACGACTAGGAGGGGTTCTCTTCCCCTCCTTTAATCACTTCAATACGCCGCGTTTCTGTGCCCTAGCTCTCTCCGTTCTGTGCCTCCCTTGCGCCACACGCTCTCGCTCTTCTCGCCTTTCCTTCGCCAATGCCATGACGTGGAGCTCCGTGCCACTGGATGGCAGAATCCAGCCTCCCTCTCGCATTACCAATGAGAGGTTTGTGCCAGCTGTTGGAGGGTGAACTCCTCAAGCAGGGGACTAAGGAGCCCCCTTCTAGTTCGGTCGGGGGGCAGCGGGTGATAATCGAGGTTTGGTCGAAGGAGCGATGCAGAAGGGGTCGGGCCCTTAAAgaacgatgagacaaaaggggtttatacaggttcgggccactaAGAAGCGTAACATCCTACTCCTGTATTTGGTTGATTCTGTGAGGAACACAATGTATCAGTCGGTTGAAATCTGAGAAATCATCCCCCTTCTCACTAGGCCTGGATCTccttatacctcaaggggttaccacaggGGCCCAAAAACCCACCTAGAGAAGAAGGAAAACATTATTTACATTTATTACATGTCTTATCCCTCTGACTTGGAAGACCATGAGCACAGCGCCTCGGCATGGCCCCCATCAAATCATGCTGAACGATACGGGGGACGTCTGTATCATTCTGCATTAATTACTGAAAACTTCCGAGCACTCGTTCCCACCAGGGAACGGGTACCCTCCTCCATCGGTACACGCCATGTGTCCATTCGCGTGGGGGGATTAGGATCCTCTGACGTGAAGTCAGAGGGATGTGGTCACTGACATATGGACCCCACCACTCGCGGACCAACATGTCAGTGATTACGCCAGGGAGTAGTTCACGTCAGAGGATCCGGTTCCGCGCGGGAGAGGGACGCGCAGACATCCGCTCTAAATAGCTTTTCCGATCACCCCTGGGGGTTGTCCTGGCCAGTGGCCACTGGGGTTCCACTTGCAATTCTTCACCGttcgaataaaaaaaaaatctccatcGTTTCTTCCTTACTCAGGTTTCTATTCCCTCAGTCACAGCCACTGGCGATTGTTTTCTCGCCGAAGTCATGCCCTACGAGGAGGTTACGACTAGAGAGAGAATTGTGGCGTGGGGGAGTCACTGAAACCGTGAAACGAAAGCTGATTATGGATCTGGTCGTCGGCGCGTCGAGCGGCGCCGTGAAGTCGCTCGTCAACAAGCTGGGCACCCTCCTGGCGCAGGAGTACACCCTCATCTCCGGCGTCCGCGACGACATCCAGTACATCAACGACGAGCTCGCCAGCATGCAGGCCTTCCTCAGCAGGCTCAAGCGGGACGTCGCCCACGACGAGCAGCGTCAGGACTGGATGAAGCAGGTGCGCGAGGTCGCCTACGACATCGAGGACTGCGTCGACGAcgtccgccaccgcctcggcgGCGAGCCCCGCGGGACCGGCACAGTTGTCTCCCTCAAGAGGACGTGGTACCTGCTCACCACGCTGTACCAGCGCTGCTGCATCGCCACCGACATCGGCAACCTCAAGGTCAGGGCGCAGCATGTCAGCGAGCGGCGCACCAGGTACGGGGTGGAGAACCTCCCAGCAAACAGAAATGGTGGCGGCAACAACAACTCCGGCGCTCCCGGAGACCATCCAGCTCCTCTCCCCCGGCTGATTGGCACCACTGAACCTGTAGGCATGGACGACGCCATGAACGACCTTCAAAGATGGTTCATGGTCTCAAAGCAGAACAGCCAAATCAGTTACCTTGCTATCGTCGGATCCGGTGGGCTTGGCAAAACCACACTCGCAATGTCATTTTACCGCAAGTTTGGAGATGAGTTTGATTCCAGAGCGTTCATGCTCGCGTCGCAGAAGTTTCATCTCCCAACAGTTTTGAGAAGCCTTGTCAGCCAGTTCCATCAGAAGCAGGTCAGCGCTTCTGAGGATGCTCTTCACGGAATTGAGGAATGGGGAGTTGAAGCCCTCAAGAAGAAGCTCGCTGATCAACTGCAAGGCAAGAGGTAGAGGAATGGCTACTATATATTACGGAGTATTTATTTTCATTCCTTCATAGTTTTTCTTGACATTTCTGGTTTAGCACTTGAGCTAATCTTTGGATCAGTCTCACACAAGTTTTTAGTAATTAAATAGTAACACCGAATTTGAATtatgatactacctccgtttcaggttataagactttctagcattgcccacatttatatagatattaatgaatctaggcacacatatatatctagattcattaacatatactgtatatgaatatgggcaatgctagaaagagttataatatgaaacggaggaagtagttattACTGATTTGGATAAGGGGTACTTTCTCCGTTCACAGGTAACAGTCGTTTTGGATACAAATAGTCTACAAAATGCAACAGCatttttattgtatatatttataaaatccAATAACTTTATGCAGAATAGAAAAACAAATATTGATaccaaagttgaaaaggtttaacAACATGTTTTGTGCCTGGGAGGAGTACTACTTCTTCATTCTTTTAAGTTCAAATATTAAACGAAGAAGCTAGGTAGTATAAAATGTTATTTAAAGAGCAACTTTTACAGTACTTTCTCAAGTACTGTAAAATCACACTCTATTTACAACTACAAGTACCATCAAAGCACACTCTATTTACAACTACTTACTTCTAAACAATTCCTGAACAGGTACCATATCTTGATTGATGACATATGGTCTGTATCAGCATGGGAAAGTATTAGGGATTCATTACCTAAGAATAATAAGGGTAGTTGCGTAATTGTGACTACCAGGTTTAACTCTGTAGCTGAAGCCTGCCGCCGTCAAAATGGTCATGTGCACAAGCTCAAACAGCTCGATCCAGTGAACTCCAGCAAATTGTTTCTTCAAATAATATATGCTAATGATCCGTGTCCCACTCCAACCATTAATGATGAGATTGTCGTGAAGATGTGTGGTGGTCTGCCTTTGGCCATAATAGTAGTGTCAGGGCTCATTGCTAGTGAACTGAAATCAAAGATTGGAAAGCCATTGGATCAGAAATTGATTGAGGTGGAGAAGGCTTTAAGGGCAGAGTTGGGAAACAATCTCACCACAGAAGTAGTGCAGATAATTAACCACTGCTACAAAAATCTGCCACCTGACCTTAAGACATGTTTGCTCTACTTGAGTACATTTCCAAAGGGCCGCAATATTAGCAGGAAACGATTGATAAGAAGATGGGTTGCTGAAGGGTTCGTTACTGAGAAACATGGGCAGACGGCAGAGGAAGTTGCAGAAGACAACTTCAATGAGCTCATTGGCAGGAACTTGATTCGGCCTATCAACAACAGCAGCAATGGGAAGGTGAAGAGCTGTCAAATTCATGACATGGTCCTTGAGTACATTGTCTCCAAATCTGGTGATGAGAATTTCATCACTGTAATTGGTAGCCACTGGCAGACACCGTTTCCAAGCTACAAGGTGCGGCGGTTGTCTGTCCATAAAAGTGATAGGCAAGAAACTGATCTAGTAGAGAGGATGAAGTTGTCGCATGTCCGATCTTTGACTGTGTTGGAGAGTTTCAAAGCTCTTCATTCTACTATGCTCAAATTCCAGATACTGCAGGTGTTGGATCTTGAAGGATGCAAGGACTTGTCGTCAAACCAGCTCAAGAAAATATGTAATATGCATCAGATGAAGTACCTAAG harbors:
- the LOC4350889 gene encoding disease resistance protein Pik-2-like isoform X2; amino-acid sequence: MSQPLAIVFSPKSCPTRRLRLERELWRGGVTETVKRKLIMDLVVGASSGAVKSLVNKLGTLLAQEYTLISGVRDDIQYINDELASMQAFLSRLKRDVAHDEQRQDWMKQVREVAYDIEDCVDDVRHRLGGEPRGTGTVVSLKRTWYLLTTLYQRCCIATDIGNLKVRAQHVSERRTRYGVENLPANRNGGGNNNSGAPGDHPAPLPRLIGTTEPVGMDDAMNDLQRWFMVSKQNSQISYLAIVGSGGLGKTTLAMSFYRKFGDEFDSRAFMLASQKFHLPTVLRSLVSQFHQKQVSASEDALHGIEEWGVEALKKKLADQLQGKRYHILIDDIWSVSAWESIRDSLPKNNKGSCVIVTTRFNSVAEACRRQNGHVHKLKQLDPVNSSKLFLQIIYANDPCPTPTINDEIVVKMCGGLPLAIIVVSGLIASELKSKIGKPLDQKLIEVEKALRAELGNNLTTEVVQIINHCYKNLPPDLKTCLLYLSTFPKGRNISRKRLIRRWVAEGFVTEKHGQTAEEVAEDNFNELIGRNLIRPINNSSNGKVKSCQIHDMVLEYIVSKSGDENFITVIGSHWQTPFPSYKVRRLSVHKSDRQETDLVERMKLSHVRSLTVLESFKALHSTMLKFQILQVLDLEGCKDLSSNQLKKICNMHQMKYLSLRGTDIYKIPKKIGRLEYLEVLDIRDTDVTNLPASVERLQRMVHLLAGNKTKRRALRLTEGITKMKTIQTLSGIEISGRSTRTAAGEQAPVLEVIRNATTTDAKDGDIAGLQGTRKEGSKVDMPKQLRPLAALEKLTNLKKLAIYRLVNFQAKDDELLLSAIEHLSSCSLKFLAIDDSFTGFLDRSLSSSQAQPEHLYTLELSGSLFKVPEWIDRLHNLEKLTLSMTSLTTDTLVTLSRLPELFSLIFSLDAANGISNILKTVQKNTLESGGKIFVPDGGFTKLRLLRFTAPVLPPLSFLEGAMPELQRLELRFRIIEFVYGLENLSSLQQVFLTFSSQAPEDAKEKVSQIKGLASKIRKADSSNISVVIDEYNELSKEQ
- the LOC4350889 gene encoding disease resistance protein Pik-2-like isoform X1; amino-acid sequence: MDLVVGASSGAVKSLVNKLGTLLAQEYTLISGVRDDIQYINDELASMQAFLSRLKRDVAHDEQRQDWMKQVREVAYDIEDCVDDVRHRLGGEPRGTGTVVSLKRTWYLLTTLYQRCCIATDIGNLKVRAQHVSERRTRYGVENLPANRNGGGNNNSGAPGDHPAPLPRLIGTTEPVGMDDAMNDLQRWFMVSKQNSQISYLAIVGSGGLGKTTLAMSFYRKFGDEFDSRAFMLASQKFHLPTVLRSLVSQFHQKQVSASEDALHGIEEWGVEALKKKLADQLQGKRYHILIDDIWSVSAWESIRDSLPKNNKGSCVIVTTRFNSVAEACRRQNGHVHKLKQLDPVNSSKLFLQIIYANDPCPTPTINDEIVVKMCGGLPLAIIVVSGLIASELKSKIGKPLDQKLIEVEKALRAELGNNLTTEVVQIINHCYKNLPPDLKTCLLYLSTFPKGRNISRKRLIRRWVAEGFVTEKHGQTAEEVAEDNFNELIGRNLIRPINNSSNGKVKSCQIHDMVLEYIVSKSGDENFITVIGSHWQTPFPSYKVRRLSVHKSDRQETDLVERMKLSHVRSLTVLESFKALHSTMLKFQILQVLDLEGCKDLSSNQLKKICNMHQMKYLSLRGTDIYKIPKKIGRLEYLEVLDIRDTDVTNLPASVERLQRMVHLLAGNKTKRRALRLTEGITKMKTIQTLSGIEISGRSTRTAAGEQAPVLEVIRNATTTDAKDGDIAGLQGTRKEGSKVDMPKQLRPLAALEKLTNLKKLAIYRLVNFQAKDDELLLSAIEHLSSCSLKFLAIDDSFTGFLDRSLSSSQAQPEHLYTLELSGSLFKVPEWIDRLHNLEKLTLSMTSLTTDTLVTLSRLPELFSLIFSLDAANGISNILKTVQKNTLESGGKIFVPDGGFTKLRLLRFTAPVLPPLSFLEGAMPELQRLELRFRIIEFVYGLENLSSLQQVFLTFSSQAPEDAKEKVSQIKGLASKIRKADSSNISVVIDEYNELSKEQ